The following proteins are co-located in the Thermus thermophilus HB8 genome:
- a CDS encoding DUF3208 family protein, producing the protein MQAVRLFQGYLWHPRALALDLKALLPGEVAGARLLWDEVPPPTPFFEDGTPTHTQRFYQLTLLVLTEEPPEALKPLAEEAAEALGEVLEGLPPEVGWLLLEDLRPL; encoded by the coding sequence GTGCAGGCCGTCCGCCTCTTCCAGGGTTACCTCTGGCACCCCCGGGCCCTCGCCCTGGACCTAAAGGCCCTCCTCCCCGGCGAGGTGGCCGGGGCCCGCCTCCTTTGGGACGAGGTGCCGCCCCCCACCCCCTTCTTTGAGGACGGCACCCCCACCCACACCCAGCGCTTCTACCAGCTCACCCTCCTGGTCCTCACGGAAGAGCCCCCCGAGGCCCTGAAGCCCCTGGCCGAGGAGGCGGCGGAGGCCCTCGGGGAGGTTTTGGAGGGGCTTCCCCCGGAGGTGGGCTGGCTTCTTCTGGAGGACCTCAGGCCCCTCTAG
- the alr gene encoding alanine racemase — protein sequence MRPGGYPKGVQARAWVEVDLAALWANYRLLAGRAGGEVIPVLKADAYGHGALPLARFLEGKGVGRFAVATLEEGRRLREGGIKGEVLLLGSLHPLEAEEALRLGLVPTLSNLEAAEALSQRARALGLVPRAHLKVDTGMNRVGFPSEEAVSALRAVEALGVRVEGVYTHLATAGEDAAFVETQRRRFQEVRRALGEGYFYHLENSLGLLRHGATAGVRVGLALYGLVPGFGLRPILRILARPTLVKRLKAGDRVGYGGVYVARGGEWLATLPVGYADGLPWGAVRFVKGPDGRLLEVAGRISMDQTTVLLPGPVGLEAVFEVLSADFGPTGLLAWAEARGTLPYEVAVHLSRRLPRRYLE from the coding sequence GTGCGCCCGGGCGGGTATCCTAAAGGGGTGCAGGCCCGGGCCTGGGTGGAGGTGGACCTCGCCGCCCTCTGGGCGAACTACCGGCTTCTCGCCGGGCGGGCGGGAGGGGAGGTGATCCCCGTGCTCAAGGCGGACGCCTACGGCCACGGGGCCCTTCCCCTCGCCCGCTTCCTGGAGGGAAAGGGCGTGGGGCGCTTCGCCGTGGCCACCCTGGAGGAGGGGAGGCGCCTCCGGGAAGGGGGCATCAAGGGGGAGGTCCTCCTTCTCGGAAGCCTCCACCCCCTGGAGGCGGAGGAGGCCTTGAGGCTTGGCCTCGTGCCCACCCTCTCCAACCTGGAGGCGGCGGAGGCCCTTTCCCAGAGGGCCCGCGCCCTGGGCCTTGTGCCCCGGGCCCACCTCAAGGTGGATACGGGCATGAACCGGGTGGGCTTTCCCTCGGAGGAGGCGGTCTCGGCCCTGCGGGCGGTGGAGGCCCTGGGGGTGAGGGTGGAGGGCGTCTACACCCACCTCGCCACCGCCGGGGAGGACGCGGCCTTCGTGGAGACGCAGCGGCGCCGCTTCCAGGAGGTGCGCCGCGCCTTGGGGGAGGGGTACTTCTACCACCTGGAGAACTCCCTGGGCCTCCTCCGCCACGGGGCCACGGCGGGGGTGCGGGTGGGGCTCGCCCTCTACGGCCTCGTCCCCGGCTTTGGCCTCAGGCCCATCCTCCGGATCCTCGCCCGGCCCACCCTGGTGAAGCGCCTGAAGGCGGGGGACCGGGTGGGGTACGGGGGGGTCTATGTGGCCCGGGGCGGGGAGTGGCTCGCCACCCTGCCCGTGGGGTACGCCGACGGGCTTCCCTGGGGGGCGGTGCGGTTCGTGAAGGGGCCGGACGGGCGCCTTCTGGAGGTGGCGGGCCGGATCTCCATGGACCAGACCACCGTCCTCCTCCCCGGCCCCGTGGGCCTCGAGGCCGTGTTTGAGGTGCTCTCGGCCGACTTCGGCCCCACGGGCCTCCTCGCCTGGGCCGAGGCCCGGGGCACCCTCCCTTATGAGGTGGCCGTCCACCTTTCCCGGAGGCTTCCCCGCCGCTACCTGGAGTAG
- a CDS encoding primosomal protein N' family DNA-binding protein: MRVLQVALPLPLPPMSYLPPLGQEGEEALGRRVAVPFRGEVQVGVVVGEGGRPSLNLRHAIAYLDPAPYLRPEEILFLEEAARYLFAPLGQVLADFLPPFPPLRHRVRLYPGADPKVLPPGLGALVDWREARGFDPKLLDLLREAGMLEEELAFREARGVLVPLKPAHPDPQLDRVLQVLRELGFAESQAALARAAGVGVGRVRRLVQEGYIGTASPEEAAPPPADGVDVAPLHLPERPERVNGGRFLERVRVLKGLLGEGDHLVLFPEVSLLERFLAHFPGATPYHGGLSGPVRERFFRRPRGLVFATYGGLLLPFTPRSLVVVEEGSESYKLPSGSRAFVPPLAELRARLLGVPLTYLSLVPAVEVLERKGFALPVPKPRLLLLDLRRERGFPVTGRALALLRQVEERGRQAVVLSARKGYSALLLCQDCGFRPMCPDCALPLRYHREGKGALVCHQCGHREDPPLLCPRCGSPLLAPKGPGVDWIREALAERLSLPVYRYAGDGKDDLTPLLEGRPGVVVGTTALLRGPRLPDLALVLLPLADGFLLESDFRAAERYHRLLWALTELRPGRRPLLVLQTFTPEHPVHRALEAGEVEAYLWQEKALREALNYPPRVRMVKLEVRHRKEERAREKAFALLEALRAEAEEGEVLGPAPAPVPRVKGHYVFHLLLRGSTERLARLLGLLDRRQFRLDPDPFHFVGLLED, from the coding sequence GTGCGGGTGCTTCAGGTGGCCCTTCCCCTGCCGCTTCCGCCCATGAGCTACCTCCCTCCCTTGGGGCAGGAGGGAGAGGAGGCCTTGGGGCGGCGGGTGGCCGTTCCTTTTCGGGGGGAGGTCCAGGTGGGGGTGGTGGTGGGGGAAGGGGGGCGGCCCTCCCTGAACCTCCGCCACGCCATCGCCTACCTGGACCCCGCCCCCTACCTGCGCCCGGAGGAGATCCTCTTTTTGGAAGAGGCGGCCCGCTACCTTTTCGCCCCCCTGGGCCAGGTCCTGGCGGACTTCCTCCCCCCCTTTCCCCCCTTGCGCCACCGGGTCCGCCTCTACCCGGGGGCGGACCCGAAGGTCCTGCCCCCGGGGCTTGGGGCCCTGGTGGACTGGCGGGAGGCCCGGGGCTTTGACCCCAAGCTTTTGGACCTCCTGCGGGAGGCGGGGATGCTGGAGGAGGAGCTCGCCTTCCGGGAGGCGCGGGGGGTGCTGGTGCCCCTGAAGCCCGCCCACCCCGATCCCCAGCTGGACCGCGTCCTTCAGGTCCTGCGGGAGCTGGGCTTTGCCGAAAGCCAGGCGGCCCTGGCCCGGGCGGCGGGGGTGGGGGTGGGCCGGGTGCGCCGCCTTGTCCAGGAGGGGTACATCGGCACCGCGTCCCCGGAGGAGGCCGCCCCGCCCCCGGCGGACGGGGTGGACGTGGCGCCCCTCCACCTCCCCGAGAGGCCCGAGCGGGTCAACGGCGGGAGGTTTCTGGAACGCGTGCGGGTGCTCAAGGGGCTTTTGGGGGAGGGGGACCACCTGGTCCTCTTCCCCGAGGTGAGCCTCTTGGAGCGGTTTCTCGCCCACTTCCCCGGGGCCACGCCCTACCACGGGGGGCTTTCCGGCCCGGTCCGGGAGCGGTTTTTCCGGAGGCCGCGCGGCCTGGTCTTCGCCACCTACGGCGGGCTCCTCCTCCCCTTCACCCCCCGCTCTTTGGTGGTGGTGGAGGAGGGGAGCGAGAGCTACAAGCTTCCCTCGGGGAGCCGGGCCTTCGTCCCCCCGCTTGCGGAGCTTAGGGCCCGCCTCCTCGGGGTGCCCCTCACCTACCTCTCCCTGGTGCCCGCGGTGGAGGTTTTGGAGCGAAAGGGTTTCGCCCTGCCCGTGCCCAAGCCCCGCCTTCTCCTCTTGGACCTCCGGCGGGAGCGGGGCTTTCCCGTCACGGGGCGGGCCCTCGCCCTCCTCCGCCAGGTGGAGGAGCGGGGGCGGCAGGCCGTGGTCCTCTCCGCCCGCAAGGGGTACAGCGCCCTCCTCCTCTGCCAGGACTGCGGCTTCCGGCCCATGTGCCCCGACTGCGCCTTGCCCCTGCGGTACCACCGGGAGGGGAAGGGGGCGCTCGTCTGCCACCAGTGCGGCCACCGCGAGGACCCGCCCCTCCTCTGCCCCCGGTGCGGCTCCCCCCTCCTCGCCCCCAAGGGGCCCGGGGTGGACTGGATCCGGGAGGCCCTGGCGGAGAGGCTTTCCCTTCCCGTCTACCGCTACGCCGGCGACGGGAAGGACGACCTCACCCCCCTCCTCGAGGGCCGGCCGGGGGTGGTGGTGGGGACCACGGCCCTCCTCCGGGGGCCTAGGCTTCCCGACCTCGCCCTCGTCCTCCTCCCTTTGGCGGACGGCTTCCTCCTGGAGTCGGACTTCCGGGCGGCGGAGCGGTACCACCGCCTTCTCTGGGCCCTCACGGAGCTCAGGCCCGGGCGGAGGCCCCTTCTCGTCCTCCAAACCTTCACCCCCGAGCACCCCGTGCACCGGGCCCTCGAGGCGGGGGAGGTGGAGGCCTACCTGTGGCAGGAGAAGGCCCTGCGGGAGGCTCTCAACTACCCGCCGCGGGTGCGCATGGTGAAGCTTGAGGTGCGCCACCGGAAGGAGGAGCGGGCCCGGGAAAAGGCCTTCGCCCTCCTGGAGGCCTTGCGGGCCGAGGCGGAGGAGGGGGAGGTCCTGGGCCCCGCCCCCGCTCCCGTGCCCCGGGTGAAGGGGCATTACGTCTTCCACCTCCTCCTTCGGGGAAGCACGGAGCGGCTCGCCCGCCTCCTCGGCCTCCTGGACCGGCGGCAGTTCAGGCTGGACCCCGACCCCTTCCACTTCGTGGGGCTTTTGGAGGACTGA
- a CDS encoding MFS transporter, which translates to MRFAVLFSGVALYSALYAVVPLLPLLERLFGAPPGAAGPGMGLPLLLLVLLSPLTPRLSLPPGVLLGGGLLLVGVGGVLGALSPSLFLWTLARLLQGAGAALVPALAIALLPLLYPRRAWEVAGLYMAGNVLGGGLGRVLAGVLAEGLGVREALLFLSLPALALGLLLLGLPRGKTPPLGPARYDLRALPLYAVGAVLLFLNLFLANLLPYRLLDLGYRPAEVGLVYLAYLFGLPGSALSGFLAARLGPRRTFRLAFLGVLVALGLLLLPPPFLVAGFVLLMAFLFTAQSLASGAAGQRGPGVSGTYVASFYLGGTLAGLAYPLFLHSFPLAVGLGAALALLALLLAPVEAQ; encoded by the coding sequence GTGCGGTTCGCCGTGCTCTTCTCGGGCGTGGCCCTCTACAGCGCCCTCTACGCGGTGGTCCCCCTCCTCCCCCTCCTGGAGAGGCTCTTCGGGGCCCCCCCGGGGGCCGCGGGGCCGGGGATGGGGCTTCCCCTCCTCCTCCTCGTCCTCCTCTCTCCCCTGACCCCGAGGCTTTCCCTTCCTCCCGGGGTCCTCCTGGGCGGGGGCCTCCTCCTGGTGGGGGTGGGCGGGGTCCTGGGGGCTTTGAGCCCGAGCCTTTTCCTCTGGACCCTGGCCCGGCTCCTCCAGGGGGCGGGGGCGGCCCTCGTCCCCGCCCTGGCCATCGCCCTCCTCCCCCTCCTCTACCCCAGGCGGGCCTGGGAGGTGGCGGGCCTCTACATGGCGGGCAACGTCCTTGGGGGCGGCCTCGGTCGGGTCCTCGCCGGGGTGCTGGCCGAGGGCCTGGGGGTGCGGGAGGCCCTCCTTTTCCTCTCCCTCCCCGCCTTGGCCCTGGGCCTCCTCCTCCTCGGCCTGCCCCGGGGAAAGACGCCCCCTTTAGGGCCCGCCCGCTACGACCTCCGGGCCCTCCCCCTGTACGCGGTGGGCGCCGTCCTCCTCTTCCTCAACCTCTTCCTGGCCAACCTCCTCCCCTACCGGCTTCTGGACCTGGGCTACCGCCCGGCGGAGGTGGGGCTCGTGTACCTGGCCTACCTCTTTGGCCTCCCGGGGAGCGCCCTCTCGGGCTTCCTCGCCGCAAGGCTCGGCCCCCGGCGCACCTTCCGCCTGGCCTTCCTCGGCGTCCTCGTGGCCCTAGGCCTCCTCCTCCTTCCCCCGCCCTTCCTGGTGGCGGGCTTCGTCCTCCTCATGGCCTTCCTCTTCACGGCCCAAAGCCTGGCCTCGGGGGCCGCGGGGCAGAGGGGGCCCGGGGTGAGCGGGACCTACGTGGCGAGCTTCTACCTGGGAGGCACCCTGGCGGGCCTCGCCTACCCCCTCTTCCTGCACAGCTTCCCCCTGGCGGTGGGGCTTGGGGCCGCCCTCGCCCTCCTCGCCCTCCTCCTTGCCCCCGTGGAGGCGCAGTAG